One Glycine max cultivar Williams 82 chromosome 3, Glycine_max_v4.0, whole genome shotgun sequence DNA window includes the following coding sequences:
- the LOC100776877 gene encoding dual specificity protein phosphatase 12: MPYTVRENLSIGNIGDAAEILENGAAQSVTHILSVLSSASISFFSEWKTTLSIPAMEITKVHVADAAAKSALPPEKLLYSLEYAGRDLKLVRMAVPLRDTEKDDLLDYLEVCIDFIDRGRKEGSVLVHCFAGVSRSAAIITAYLMRTERLSVEDALESLRQSCEFVCPNDGFLEQLKMFEGMGFKVDHSSPIYKRFRLKILYENHFSGLRIDSSKLGADPGMPVEISSEAEETTKVENNHSPTYRCKKCRRLVALQEHVIDHVPGEGERAFEFHKRRGGNPFNKSDEFECSSVFIEPLRWMKAVEEGAMEGKLSCAHCDARLGYFNWSGIQCSCGSWITPAFQLHKSWIDVSPM, translated from the exons ATGCCTTACACGGTCCGAGAGAACCTCTCGATCGGGAACATCGGCGACGCGGCGGAGATTCTCGAAAACGGCGCCGCTCAGAGCGTGACGCACATCCTCTCCGTCCTCAGCTCCGCCTCTATCTCCTTCTTCTCCGAATGGAAAACCACTCTCTCCATCCCCGCCATGGAGATCACCAAAGTCCACGTGGCGGACGCCGCCGCCAAATCGGCTCTCCCGCCGGAGAAGCTCCTCTACTCGCTCGAGTACGCCGGCCGCGACCTCAAGCTCGTGCGCATGGCCGTGCCTCTCAGAGACACCGAGAAAGATGACTTGCTCGATTACTTGGAAGTCTGCATCGATTTCATTGATCGCGGTCGGAAGGAAGGTTCCGTTCTCGTTCACTGTTTCGCCGGAGTTTCCAGAAG CGCGGCGATTATTACGGCGTATTTGATGAGAACCGAACGTCTATCTGTAGAAG ATGCCCTTGAATCGTTGAGGCAGAGCTGTGAATTTGTTTGTCCCAATGATGGTTTTCTTGAGCAG TTGAAAATGTTTGAGGGGATGGGTTTCAAGGTTGATCACTCCAGCCCTATATACAAGCGCTTTCGTCTAAAAATACTAT ATGAAAATCATTTCTCAGGGTTGAGGATAGACAGTTCCAAACTTGGTGCAGATCCTGGCATGCCTGTTGAAATTTCTTCAGAGGCAGAAGAAACTACTAAAGTTGAAAATAATCATAGTCCTACATATCGCTGTAAGAAGTGCCGACGACTTGTTGCATTGCAAGAACATGTCATAGACCATGTTCCTGGTGAGGGTGAGAGAGCCTTTGAGTTCCACAAACGGAGAGGTGGCAACCCTTTCAACAAATCTGATGAATTTGAGTGTTCATCTGTATTTATTGAGCCTCTACGGTGGATGAAAGCTG TTGAGGAAGGTGCAATGGAGGGAAAGCTGTCCTGTGCTCATTGTGATGCCCGTTTGGGATACTTCAATTGGTCAGGCATACAATGCAGCTGCGGAAGCTGGATAACTCCAGCTTTTCAACTCCACAAAAGCTGGATAGATGTGAGTCCCATGTAA
- the LOC102668317 gene encoding uncharacterized protein, translating to MGLLLLRVFASSSRFVSSSRFAFSTIVADDGENRYRKIMVRTRGLGRALGQVTGRGVGRGDHDDSDDVPQRQQPTASARRQRVAVTAAHNETNVQDDPMEAPAVVEEIVADIPADTGAEAAEDEDEGFPGGPSNPSLSSHGRKVHSLGRPVPAIKGLVAGTGLSPLIACSVDTGDWGLLSAFVERWHRETSSFHLPVGELTITLNDVSSLLHLPVIGDLHAFEPLHVDDAVQMLVDLLMVSAESARAETAQCRGPYVRLQWVRDIYERRCQEGHWTAAARAYLLHLLGCTLFANKSATNVHVVYLEALRDLSMTERYAWGVAALCWIYEQFPSIADSTADQEYDEDSPRACRWIATKKTVKSIRMPAYRERLD from the exons ATGGGTCTGCTTCTTCTTCGcgtttttgcttcttcttcgAGGTTCGTTTCTTCTTCGCGTTTTGCTttttccaccattgttgccgACGATGGCGAAAACCGCTATCGGAAA atcatggtaaGGACCAGAGGATTAGGTCGTGCCTTAGGTCAGGTCACTGGCAGAGGTGTGGGCAGAGGAGATCATGATGATTCCGATGATGTTCCACAGCGTCAACAGCCTACTGCATCCGCACGGAGGCAGCGAGTCGCTGTGACTGCGGCACACAATGAAACAAATGTTCAGGATGACCCGATGGAGGCACCAGCTGTTGTAGAGGAAATTGTGGCAGACATTCCTGCGGACACAGGTGCAGAGGCTGCTGAGGATGAGGATGAGGGATTTCCGGGTGGTCCGAGCAACCCATCC CTATCATCTCATGGGAGGAAGGTCCACAGTTTAGGCAGGCCTGTCCCTGCCATTAAGGGACTTGTTGCTGGTACAGGACTAAGTCCTCTGATCGCGTGTTCGGTAGACACCGGCGATTGGGGACTTTTGTCCGCGTTTGTCGAGCGGTGGCACCGGGAGACGTCTAGTTTCCATCTCCCGGTGGGAGAGCTCACCATCACGCTGAACGACGTTTCCTCGCTTCTTCATCTTCCCGTGATTGGCGACTTACACGCTTTTGAGCCCTTGCACGTGGACGATGCGGTTCAAATGCTGGTGGACTTATTGATGGTCTCTGCAGAGTCTGCTAGGGCTGAGACAGCCCAATGTCGTGGACCGTACGTACGCCTGCAATGGGTACGTGATATATATGAGCGCCGATGCCAGGAAGGTCATTGGACAGCTGCAGCTCGCGcatatcttcttcatcttctgggTTGCACTttgtttgctaacaagagtgcaaccaatgTCCATGTTGTCTACTTGGAGGCCCTTCGTGACCTCAGTATGACAGAGAGGTACGCCTGGGGAGTGGCTGCTTTG TGCTGGATTTATGAGCAATTTCCGTCAATCGCGGACTCCACTGCTGATCAAGAGTACGACGAGGATTCTCCGCGTGCGTGTAGGTGGATTGCGACCAAGAAGACCGTGAAGAGCATTCGTATGCCAGCATACAGGGAGCGCCTGGACTGA